In Methanococcoides sp. AM1, one genomic interval encodes:
- a CDS encoding MATE family efflux transporter — protein MSEDELAVESIGKLFRKFALPAVFGFIISGVQITIDGFFIGNGVGTLGLTSVTLVYPLLIAMVATALLIGTGGASLVAIELGKGNKKMAHRIASDMLPLIVVVSTFFAILGLFFTEPLLRLVGANGTVFDMANDYLRIMFIGSIGLVAGIGLDSLVRNDGRPSFAMKMMVASAVINVVLDYLFVMRWGMGMQGAAVATVIAFVTSAVVFTAYFFSSYANLRLRLSDISPDPKIIAGILKTGFPAFVMQISLGVLVLSYNYMLLKYGSEVAVSSYGVIEYSFAIFYMIFEGISAGVQPIIGFNYGAKLYSRVYSAIKMAMLSCFLVGLSGFIVLYTFPEAIIQLFNRNDPELLITAAEGMRIFIFGIIVEGIIISSAVYYQSVNKIKPSLFIHFGKIFIFIIPLLFILPKQYGLMGVWMAAPIGIYLMLVVVAVMFLREIRSLKHPPAESVN, from the coding sequence ATGAGTGAAGACGAACTGGCAGTTGAAAGTATCGGGAAGTTATTCCGGAAATTTGCATTGCCTGCAGTCTTTGGTTTCATCATCAGTGGCGTTCAGATCACAATTGATGGTTTTTTCATCGGCAATGGTGTTGGCACTCTTGGACTTACATCAGTGACGCTTGTTTACCCTTTGCTCATTGCTATGGTGGCAACAGCTTTGCTTATCGGCACTGGTGGTGCTTCACTTGTGGCGATTGAGCTTGGAAAGGGTAACAAGAAAATGGCTCACCGTATTGCTTCTGATATGCTACCTTTAATAGTTGTGGTAAGCACATTTTTTGCTATTTTAGGCCTATTTTTTACCGAACCATTGCTTAGACTGGTGGGTGCCAATGGAACTGTTTTTGATATGGCTAACGATTATCTTCGTATAATGTTCATAGGTTCGATCGGTCTTGTTGCAGGCATAGGTCTCGACTCTCTTGTGCGTAATGACGGTCGTCCTTCATTCGCGATGAAAATGATGGTGGCGAGTGCAGTGATCAACGTTGTTCTTGATTACCTTTTCGTCATGCGCTGGGGAATGGGTATGCAGGGTGCAGCGGTTGCTACGGTGATAGCATTTGTGACTTCTGCTGTTGTATTCACAGCATATTTCTTCAGCAGCTATGCAAATTTGAGGCTTCGTCTTTCCGATATAAGCCCTGATCCGAAGATAATTGCAGGTATATTGAAGACCGGTTTTCCTGCATTTGTAATGCAGATATCTCTCGGAGTGCTTGTTCTGAGCTATAACTATATGCTTCTGAAGTACGGTTCAGAGGTCGCTGTATCTTCCTATGGTGTCATCGAATATTCGTTCGCGATTTTCTACATGATATTCGAGGGTATTTCTGCCGGTGTCCAGCCAATAATCGGCTTCAATTACGGTGCAAAGCTCTATTCCCGTGTCTATAGTGCGATAAAGATGGCAATGTTATCCTGTTTTTTGGTAGGGCTTTCAGGATTTATTGTGCTGTACACGTTTCCGGAAGCTATCATCCAGCTTTTCAATCGCAACGATCCGGAGTTGTTGATAACCGCTGCTGAAGGCATGAGAATATTCATTTTCGGGATCATCGTTGAAGGTATTATAATCTCCTCAGCGGTCTATTACCAGTCCGTGAATAAGATAAAACCGTCATTGTTCATCCATTTCGGTAAGATATTCATTTTCATTATCCCCTTATTGTTCATTTTGCCGAAACAATACGGTCTTATGGGTGTCTGGATGGCAGCTCCGATCGGTATATACCTGATGCTCGTAGTTGTGGCGGTCATGTTCCTGAGGGAAATAAGGTCCCTCAAACATCCTCCGGCTGAATCTGTTAATTGA
- a CDS encoding proteasome-activating nucleotidase encodes MTDVSAGSSTGNDVTDMNSNKITREAEEVEDMDVQSILNENEVLKVQNETMKAKLLEANMMANKYLSEIEKLKEQLDHLTTPPLFIASVMEIEDDMVLLRQHGNNQEVMTRVPPGMQGIIEPGMRVSINAAFSIISTISKAADVRAQVMELINSPGIDYDMIGGLDDVLKEVIESVELPLTEPELFENIGIEPPSGVLMYGSPGTGKTLIAKAVASRANATFIRMSGSDLVQKFIGEGARLVKDIFQLARDKSPSILFIDEIDAVGGMRTHDGTTGSAEVNRTMLQLLAEMDGFDPSGNVKIMAATNRIDLLDPALLRPGRFDRIIEVPLPDEKAREDILKIHTRKMSLEEGLNLAKIANMTDGLSGADLNVIVKEAGMFVLRRRGDMITMKDLLDAFEKVVSEEEVNAPFGMFV; translated from the coding sequence ATGACCGACGTAAGTGCAGGATCATCAACGGGAAATGATGTGACGGATATGAATTCCAACAAAATAACCCGCGAAGCAGAAGAAGTTGAAGACATGGACGTCCAGTCGATACTCAACGAGAATGAGGTCCTGAAGGTCCAGAACGAAACTATGAAAGCAAAGCTCCTTGAAGCCAACATGATGGCTAACAAGTACCTTTCAGAGATCGAAAAGCTGAAGGAGCAGTTGGACCACCTCACAACACCACCACTATTCATTGCTAGTGTCATGGAGATAGAAGACGATATGGTACTTCTGAGACAGCATGGCAATAATCAGGAAGTTATGACAAGAGTGCCACCAGGGATGCAGGGCATCATTGAACCAGGTATGCGCGTGAGCATTAATGCAGCGTTTTCCATCATATCCACGATCAGTAAGGCAGCAGATGTCCGTGCCCAGGTCATGGAACTCATCAATTCACCAGGCATTGACTACGATATGATCGGTGGCCTTGACGATGTGCTCAAGGAAGTCATCGAATCAGTTGAACTTCCACTGACCGAACCGGAACTTTTCGAGAACATCGGAATAGAACCACCAAGCGGAGTCCTCATGTACGGAAGTCCGGGAACAGGGAAGACACTGATAGCAAAGGCAGTTGCATCAAGAGCAAATGCCACATTCATCCGCATGTCAGGTTCAGACCTCGTGCAGAAGTTCATCGGAGAGGGTGCAAGGCTTGTCAAGGACATATTCCAGCTTGCAAGGGACAAGTCCCCATCAATCCTATTCATCGACGAGATCGATGCAGTCGGAGGTATGCGTACACACGACGGTACAACCGGCTCTGCAGAAGTGAACCGAACAATGCTACAACTTCTGGCAGAGATGGACGGATTCGACCCCAGCGGCAATGTCAAGATAATGGCAGCAACCAACAGGATAGACCTGCTCGACCCTGCACTCCTTCGCCCTGGCAGATTCGATCGTATAATCGAAGTGCCACTGCCGGACGAGAAAGCAAGGGAAGATATCCTTAAGATCCACACAAGGAAGATGTCACTCGAAGAAGGTCTCAACCTCGCTAAGATCGCAAACATGACCGATGGTCTGAGTGGTGCAGACCTGAACGTAATAGTCAAGGAAGCAGGCATGTTCGTTCTGAGAAGGAGAGGCGATATGATAACCATGAAAGACCTCCTTGATGCATTCGAAAAGGTCGTATCAGAAGAAGAAGTAAATGCACCATTTGGAATGTTCGTTTAA
- the uvrB gene encoding excinuclease ABC subunit UvrB has product MSNFKLVSEYEPKGDQPEAIAKLVDGLNKGLKHQVLLGVTGSGKTFTVANVIQKVQKPTLVIAHNKTLAAQLFSEFREFFPDNAVEYFVSYYDYYQPEAYLPTTDTYIEKDSSVNEEIDRLRLSATKSLIERRDVIVISSVSSIYNIGSPEEWRSMSVILRPGEQIERSDLFARLINIQYERNQMDYAKGTFRSKGDTVEVFPAQETHGIRVELFGDEIDRISSFDPLTGKTLGVVKEDNSIVIYPAKHFVMPQEEMVHALDSIEEELEGQVAKLESENRILEAQRLLQRTKFDMEMIRELGYCSGIENYSRHFDGRSPGDPPSSLLEFFPDDFLLVIDESHVTIPQIRGMHNGDRARKESLVNYGFRLPSAFDNRPLRYNEFHQKINQAIYVSATPADYELELSSAVVEQIIRPTGLVDPEVFVRPVENQIDDLIGEVNKVTERGWRTLVTTLTKRMAEDLTDYLLEMGIRVRYMHSDIDTLMRAEILRDLRKGEFDVLVGINLLREGLDIPEVAFVAILDADKEGFLRSERSLIQTIGRASRNAEGYVILYADNITGSMAGALKESSRRREMQLAYNKEHNIIPQTIRKALQKELVETEYEEVKSEVLEVAEDLSDMELADMVIDLEAEMHSAAANLEFERAAALRDQIKELRSTYSL; this is encoded by the coding sequence ATGAGCAATTTTAAGCTTGTATCTGAATATGAACCAAAAGGTGACCAGCCAGAAGCTATCGCAAAGCTGGTAGATGGCCTTAACAAGGGCTTAAAGCATCAGGTATTATTGGGTGTGACCGGTTCCGGTAAGACATTCACAGTTGCAAATGTTATTCAGAAAGTACAGAAGCCTACGCTTGTAATTGCTCATAACAAGACCCTTGCAGCTCAGTTGTTCTCGGAGTTCAGGGAGTTCTTCCCTGATAATGCTGTGGAATATTTTGTCAGTTATTATGATTACTACCAGCCTGAGGCTTATCTTCCGACCACCGATACCTACATTGAGAAGGATTCCTCTGTGAACGAGGAGATCGACAGGTTGAGGCTTTCAGCCACTAAATCGCTGATCGAACGCAGGGACGTCATTGTTATTTCCAGTGTTTCAAGTATCTACAACATCGGTTCTCCTGAAGAATGGAGGTCCATGTCCGTAATTCTGAGGCCGGGTGAACAGATCGAAAGGAGTGACCTGTTCGCACGTCTTATCAACATTCAGTATGAACGTAACCAAATGGACTATGCCAAAGGCACGTTCCGTTCAAAAGGGGATACTGTTGAAGTGTTTCCGGCACAGGAGACTCATGGTATCCGTGTCGAATTGTTCGGGGATGAGATCGATAGGATCTCTTCCTTTGATCCTCTGACCGGCAAGACACTCGGGGTTGTAAAAGAGGATAACAGTATTGTCATATATCCTGCAAAGCATTTTGTAATGCCTCAGGAAGAGATGGTGCATGCGCTGGATTCTATCGAGGAAGAGCTTGAGGGTCAGGTCGCAAAGCTTGAGTCTGAGAATCGGATACTTGAGGCTCAGAGGCTGCTACAGCGTACGAAATTCGATATGGAGATGATCCGTGAACTGGGGTACTGCAGCGGTATCGAGAACTATTCCCGTCATTTCGATGGCAGGAGTCCGGGCGATCCTCCATCCTCTTTGCTTGAATTCTTCCCTGATGATTTCCTTCTGGTGATCGATGAGTCCCATGTGACCATTCCTCAGATAAGGGGGATGCATAATGGTGACCGTGCCAGGAAGGAATCACTGGTCAACTATGGTTTCCGCTTACCTTCTGCTTTTGATAATAGGCCTTTGAGGTACAATGAGTTCCATCAGAAGATAAACCAGGCAATATATGTTTCAGCCACTCCTGCGGACTATGAGCTGGAGCTCAGCAGTGCAGTTGTGGAGCAGATAATCAGGCCGACAGGGCTTGTGGACCCTGAAGTATTCGTGCGCCCTGTGGAGAATCAGATCGACGATCTTATCGGGGAGGTTAACAAGGTAACGGAACGCGGCTGGCGCACTCTTGTGACGACCCTGACCAAGCGTATGGCTGAAGACCTGACCGATTATTTGCTGGAGATGGGGATCCGGGTGCGTTACATGCATTCGGACATTGATACTCTCATGAGGGCAGAGATCCTCCGGGACCTGAGGAAAGGCGAGTTCGATGTTCTTGTCGGTATCAATCTTTTGAGGGAAGGTCTTGATATTCCTGAGGTTGCTTTTGTTGCGATCCTTGATGCAGACAAGGAGGGATTCCTGCGTTCTGAAAGGTCGCTGATACAGACGATCGGAAGAGCATCCAGAAATGCGGAAGGGTACGTAATACTGTATGCTGACAATATAACTGGCTCAATGGCAGGTGCCCTGAAGGAATCCAGCCGCAGGCGTGAGATGCAACTTGCGTATAATAAGGAGCATAACATAATCCCGCAGACCATCAGGAAGGCTTTACAGAAGGAGCTTGTAGAGACCGAATATGAGGAAGTTAAGTCCGAGGTTCTTGAGGTTGCAGAAGACCTGTCCGATATGGAGCTTGCAGATATGGTCATTGATCTTGAGGCAGAGATGCATTCGGCAGCTGCAAATCTGGAATTTGAGAGGGCAGCAGCACTAAGGGACCAGATCAAGGAGCTTCGCAGCACATATTCCTTATAA
- a CDS encoding MarR family winged helix-turn-helix transcriptional regulator — MPVQLSFEKVDKYYQKILNKNEMLEKYSDVSFNSLLYLREVRSLINPTISELASAMDVKKPSASNMVRKLVDMGLLEVERSNTDKRVSRLTLSAEGNEVIELSRSADELFFEKIREILNDDEFEVFGGLWEKITSNLEWSRGK; from the coding sequence ATGCCCGTACAACTTTCATTTGAAAAGGTCGACAAGTACTACCAGAAGATCCTTAACAAAAATGAAATGCTTGAGAAGTACTCCGATGTGAGCTTTAATTCTTTATTATATCTCAGGGAAGTTCGGTCACTTATCAATCCTACAATATCGGAGCTTGCATCTGCAATGGATGTTAAGAAACCTTCTGCAAGCAACATGGTCAGGAAACTTGTTGATATGGGTTTGCTGGAGGTCGAACGCTCGAACACTGATAAACGTGTATCCAGGTTGACCCTCTCTGCAGAAGGAAATGAAGTGATCGAACTGAGCAGATCTGCTGATGAATTATTCTTTGAAAAGATCAGGGAAATACTCAACGATGATGAGTTCGAGGTCTTTGGAGGCTTGTGGGAAAAGATAACTTCCAATCTTGAATGGAGTCGTGGGAAATGA
- a CDS encoding heme-binding protein — MSTEQLNYTVIEEVGNGVEIRQYGESTFISAEAKDSNSGFRILSDYIFGKNENDAKIAMTAPVMSRQEDTVLHMSFVLPEGYDSGNAPLPVDEAVSIHDVSPRKLAVISFSGYVTVSKIESHRLILEEKLSEHGLKPKGEMFLMRYNPPWVPPMIMRNEIAVELE; from the coding sequence ATGAGTACTGAACAACTTAATTATACAGTGATAGAAGAGGTTGGTAACGGAGTTGAGATAAGGCAGTATGGTGAAAGTACATTCATATCTGCAGAAGCAAAGGATTCGAACTCTGGTTTCAGGATACTCTCCGACTATATCTTCGGCAAGAACGAAAATGATGCAAAGATCGCGATGACTGCGCCTGTAATGTCCCGGCAGGAGGACACTGTCCTGCATATGTCTTTTGTCTTACCGGAAGGCTATGATTCAGGCAACGCTCCTCTACCTGTGGATGAGGCTGTATCGATCCACGATGTATCTCCCAGGAAGCTTGCCGTGATATCTTTTTCAGGATATGTGACCGTTTCTAAAATTGAATCTCATCGACTCATACTTGAGGAGAAGCTCTCAGAGCATGGGCTGAAGCCAAAAGGCGAGATGTTCCTGATGCGATATAATCCTCCCTGGGTCCCTCCTATGATCATGAGAAACGAGATCGCAGTGGAGCTCGAATAA
- a CDS encoding response regulator has product MGYGYENGPVWDDLDITMKSKKIVVVEDEMIVGMMIKLKLEKMGYSVTGFASKGKEAISMVGAIHPDLILMDIRLKGGMDGVETAMKIRESYSIPIVFITADSSKVTRERASRVGHQGYLTKPFMDEDLGDIVHSVFYNSVDGAGEVNVSA; this is encoded by the coding sequence TTGGGGTATGGGTACGAAAATGGTCCTGTTTGGGATGATCTGGATATTACTATGAAAAGTAAGAAGATAGTTGTTGTTGAAGATGAAATGATCGTCGGTATGATGATCAAGTTGAAACTTGAGAAAATGGGTTACTCTGTAACTGGTTTTGCTTCAAAGGGCAAAGAAGCCATTTCCATGGTGGGTGCGATCCACCCTGATCTTATACTTATGGATATAAGGTTAAAGGGTGGAATGGATGGTGTTGAAACAGCTATGAAGATACGTGAGTCATATAGCATCCCTATAGTATTCATCACCGCAGATTCTTCAAAGGTTACGCGTGAAAGGGCAAGCCGGGTAGGGCACCAGGGCTACCTCACGAAGCCCTTTATGGATGAAGATCTGGGGGATATTGTTCATTCTGTGTTTTACAACTCCGTGGATGGGGCAGGAGAAGTTAACGTTTCAGCCTGA
- a CDS encoding deoxyribodipyrimidine photo-lyase, giving the protein MSRFQRSLFIFRRDLRVDDNTALINALQSSVEVIPCFIFDPRQKEDNRYFSQNAFQFMVESLKDLRSQLKKRNGDLHIFYGKAHDVVERVIEEQQVDAVFVNRDYTPFSKKRDVLVEKVCNRHNAVFFQSPDVLLNEPEDVITKSGKHYSVFTPFFKASSKLPVEFPSMMDSGNFFKGVIGGEDKGILDKMLSRDNSNIYLHGGRENALKILENLDMFDNYHEERDYPSLDATTGLSAHNKFGTISIREVYHAIVEELGLHHPLVAQLYWRDFFTHLAYNDPHVFGHPFRKKYESMEWENDRKKFSRWCGGMTGFPIVDAGMRQLNSTGYMHNRVRMIVASFLVKDLHIDWRWGERYFASKLVDYDPCVNNGNWQWAASTGADSQPYFRIFNPWLQQKKFDKDCEYIKKWIPELADVEPRYIHKPDKDGGVEVPNYPEPIVEHSKEREISLFMFRSASQVTDI; this is encoded by the coding sequence ATGTCCCGGTTCCAGAGGTCCCTTTTTATTTTCAGGAGGGACCTGCGGGTCGATGATAATACAGCCCTCATAAATGCACTGCAAAGTTCAGTTGAGGTCATACCTTGTTTCATATTTGATCCCCGGCAGAAGGAGGATAACAGGTATTTCAGCCAAAATGCTTTCCAGTTCATGGTGGAATCTCTGAAGGATCTTAGGTCTCAGCTCAAAAAAAGAAATGGGGATCTGCACATATTCTATGGGAAAGCACATGATGTCGTAGAACGGGTGATAGAAGAGCAGCAGGTGGATGCTGTCTTTGTTAACAGGGATTATACTCCGTTTAGCAAAAAAAGGGATGTTCTGGTAGAAAAGGTCTGTAATAGGCATAATGCTGTTTTCTTCCAGAGTCCTGATGTCCTTCTCAATGAACCTGAGGATGTAATTACAAAAAGTGGTAAACACTATTCAGTATTCACTCCTTTTTTCAAGGCATCATCTAAGTTGCCTGTGGAGTTCCCTTCGATGATGGATTCGGGTAATTTCTTCAAAGGAGTCATTGGAGGTGAGGATAAAGGTATTCTGGACAAAATGCTGAGTCGGGATAATAGCAACATATATTTGCACGGGGGCAGGGAAAATGCATTGAAGATCCTCGAAAACCTCGACATGTTCGATAATTATCATGAAGAAAGGGATTATCCCTCCCTTGATGCAACCACCGGACTCTCTGCACATAACAAGTTTGGCACGATCTCGATAAGGGAGGTATATCATGCCATAGTGGAAGAGCTTGGACTGCATCATCCACTGGTGGCACAGCTCTACTGGAGGGACTTTTTCACTCACCTTGCATACAATGATCCTCATGTTTTTGGTCACCCATTCCGGAAAAAATATGAATCCATGGAATGGGAAAATGACAGGAAAAAGTTCAGTAGGTGGTGTGGGGGGATGACAGGATTTCCAATAGTTGATGCAGGTATGAGGCAGCTCAACAGCACCGGGTACATGCACAACCGTGTGAGGATGATCGTAGCTTCCTTCCTTGTGAAAGACCTTCATATCGACTGGAGGTGGGGTGAGCGATATTTTGCAAGCAAACTTGTGGACTATGATCCATGTGTGAATAATGGTAACTGGCAATGGGCTGCTTCCACTGGTGCTGACTCTCAGCCATATTTCAGGATATTCAATCCCTGGCTGCAGCAAAAGAAGTTCGACAAAGATTGTGAATACATCAAAAAGTGGATCCCGGAACTGGCAGATGTTGAACCACGGTACATTCACAAACCGGATAAGGATGGTGGAGTAGAGGTTCCGAACTATCCGGAACCTATTGTTGAGCACAGCAAAGAAAGGGAGATCTCATTATTCATGTTCAGGTCAGCAAGTCAGGTTACCGATATCTGA
- a CDS encoding BlaI/MecI/CopY family transcriptional regulator has product MDGYAAEAQKMKIRLEIIDDEGKENTSIEFAGENVKERVIKFIDTLCEVQPRSTVSSSSDLQSEQNVQQLFSQKTSATTPETVVSQSPQVVPPQYYPVSVMPVPQQAQPYYQPVQMPVQQIPQYPQYYVPVNQQTVNPVVNPVVNQPVCYQQPVQPLQATASSGNFAPVRPVQGAMTEQQVPQVNNNTVSNVPLRDKVDNSKLTINERLELFLKYEHPRVWSTSQQVQQNYERVYGEIKLSTVSTYLSRMYRKNLLERRGNRTQREYLYIGDREEVAAQATQQGYAPVWQMQRI; this is encoded by the coding sequence ATGGATGGATACGCTGCAGAGGCGCAGAAGATGAAGATTCGGCTCGAAATAATCGATGACGAAGGAAAAGAAAACACCAGTATTGAATTTGCTGGTGAGAACGTAAAAGAACGGGTTATCAAGTTTATTGATACTTTATGTGAGGTGCAGCCTCGTTCGACCGTTTCTTCATCCTCCGATCTGCAATCTGAACAAAACGTTCAGCAACTATTTTCACAAAAAACTTCCGCGACAACTCCGGAAACTGTTGTTTCACAATCTCCACAGGTTGTACCACCACAATACTATCCTGTATCCGTGATGCCAGTTCCACAACAAGCACAGCCTTATTACCAGCCTGTGCAGATGCCGGTACAGCAAATTCCACAGTACCCACAGTACTATGTGCCTGTAAACCAGCAAACAGTTAATCCAGTTGTGAATCCTGTAGTGAACCAGCCGGTTTGTTATCAACAACCAGTACAACCGCTGCAAGCGACTGCATCTTCTGGCAACTTCGCTCCTGTTCGTCCAGTTCAGGGTGCTATGACAGAACAACAGGTCCCACAGGTTAACAACAATACTGTTTCGAATGTACCACTTCGCGACAAGGTAGACAATTCAAAGCTTACGATCAACGAACGGCTTGAACTGTTCCTGAAGTATGAGCATCCTCGTGTTTGGTCCACTTCACAACAGGTCCAGCAGAACTACGAACGCGTTTACGGCGAGATCAAGCTAAGCACAGTTTCTACATATCTCTCCCGCATGTATCGTAAGAACCTTCTGGAACGCCGTGGTAACCGTACGCAGCGTGAATATCTTTACATCGGGGACAGGGAAGAGGTTGCTGCCCAGGCTACACAACAGGGATATGCTCCTGTGTGGCAAATGCAGAGGATATAA
- a CDS encoding phage/plasmid primase, P4 family, translating into MTDNPKSEPVDEKEFTDLAKNPQINNAAKGSKPEDGYKDIGDPKKTDVSASFMLKTSNSDLQFVIGYDGKNFQFYAKYKDELHPSFVKIKADDLFSYNKKRTMDVANYIAQITEGNIEGRNAKSIADVLMNKLGNEHIDNLNELIKAYNKRHQRSLHDKGSNIDIKPFCKHHQLEETLGKKMLETGINIVNDGATEDYVASSLEEKYKVSSEAAFELADILMDMRYAEIINSKPSEYFLDEKKNIDVPLLASDIRKFYRFLTVGKSGKKDIYVYRNGVYVNDGVEVIRWMVNRLLQKYVKEKDRSEALRFIEDETQIERSELNNDAHLINLTNGLYDINNGQFIPHTPDVYSTIRIPVKYNPDADCPMVKKFMSEVVSEEDAQTLIEYSGYCLIPDTKLQKALMLYGNGRNGKSIFLLFLEDFIGEHNISGVSLQKLDKDKFSVARLFGKLVNISPDIPSHRIYSDSTFKMLVGGDKIHGEQKYKDSFEFENTARLIFSANNLPPIEDGTYAYYRRWLLIPFPNTFDGKKEDKNLLQKLCTPEEMSGFLNLALEGLHRILKNNKFTYEKSPEDIEKTYRANINSVETFLEDCVVFGSNGLISKQEMYEKFKEWCTDNCAIPIKYNAFCKKLKNEGVQDHRINDDSGNKVSYWTSVSFKGVNISQMSTPKKLNLKICQN; encoded by the coding sequence ATGACTGATAATCCGAAATCTGAACCCGTTGATGAAAAAGAATTTACGGATCTCGCCAAAAACCCGCAAATTAATAATGCTGCAAAAGGAAGTAAGCCAGAAGATGGATATAAAGATATCGGAGATCCTAAAAAAACCGATGTTTCAGCATCTTTCATGCTTAAAACAAGCAACTCTGACTTGCAATTTGTGATTGGATATGATGGCAAAAATTTCCAATTCTATGCAAAATACAAGGATGAACTTCATCCATCCTTTGTCAAAATCAAAGCCGATGATCTCTTTTCATATAATAAAAAGAGAACCATGGACGTTGCTAACTATATAGCACAAATTACTGAAGGAAACATAGAAGGAAGAAATGCGAAGTCAATTGCTGATGTATTAATGAATAAACTCGGTAATGAACATATCGATAATCTTAATGAACTCATTAAAGCATATAATAAGAGGCATCAAAGATCCCTTCATGATAAAGGTAGCAATATCGATATAAAGCCCTTCTGTAAACATCACCAGCTGGAAGAAACTCTTGGAAAGAAGATGTTAGAAACTGGAATTAATATTGTAAACGATGGTGCTACGGAAGATTATGTTGCCAGTTCGCTTGAAGAAAAGTACAAAGTATCTTCAGAAGCCGCATTTGAACTTGCTGACATATTAATGGATATGAGGTATGCTGAAATAATAAACAGCAAACCATCCGAATATTTTTTGGATGAAAAAAAGAACATCGATGTTCCATTATTGGCATCTGACATTAGGAAATTTTATAGATTCCTAACTGTTGGCAAGAGTGGTAAGAAAGACATCTACGTCTACAGGAATGGTGTTTATGTCAATGACGGTGTTGAAGTTATAAGGTGGATGGTCAACAGGTTATTACAAAAATATGTCAAAGAAAAGGATCGTTCAGAAGCCCTAAGATTCATTGAGGATGAAACTCAAATAGAAAGATCCGAATTAAACAATGATGCACATCTTATAAACCTCACCAATGGACTTTATGACATAAATAATGGGCAATTCATACCGCATACACCCGATGTGTATTCTACAATTCGAATTCCAGTAAAATATAACCCCGATGCAGATTGTCCAATGGTTAAGAAGTTCATGTCCGAAGTCGTTTCTGAAGAAGATGCTCAAACTCTTATTGAATATTCCGGATACTGCCTGATACCAGATACAAAATTGCAAAAAGCATTGATGTTATACGGAAATGGAAGGAATGGTAAATCTATATTCCTTCTATTCCTGGAAGATTTTATCGGAGAACATAACATCAGCGGGGTATCACTTCAAAAGCTTGATAAGGATAAATTCTCTGTTGCCAGACTATTCGGAAAATTGGTGAACATATCGCCTGATATTCCATCACATAGGATTTATTCAGACTCTACTTTCAAAATGCTAGTTGGTGGAGACAAGATACATGGGGAACAGAAATACAAGGATTCCTTCGAATTCGAAAATACAGCACGATTAATTTTCAGTGCCAACAATCTGCCCCCAATTGAAGATGGAACCTATGCGTATTACCGACGGTGGCTCTTAATCCCATTCCCAAATACTTTTGATGGAAAAAAGGAAGATAAAAATTTGCTTCAGAAATTATGCACTCCTGAAGAGATGTCGGGATTCTTGAATCTTGCACTTGAAGGTTTACACCGAATACTTAAGAATAACAAGTTTACCTATGAAAAATCCCCCGAAGATATTGAAAAAACATATCGAGCAAATATAAATTCAGTGGAAACTTTCCTTGAAGATTGCGTTGTGTTCGGTTCCAATGGGTTAATATCAAAGCAGGAAATGTATGAAAAATTTAAGGAATGGTGCACCGATAACTGTGCAATACCCATTAAATATAATGCATTTTGCAAAAAGTTGAAAAATGAAGGGGTGCAGGATCATCGTATTAATGATGATTCTGGAAACAAGGTATCATATTGGACTTCTGTCAGCTTTAAAGGTGTCAACATTTCACAAATGTCCACCCCGAAAAAGCTAAACTTAAAAATTTGCCAGAATTAA